In one window of Paraflavitalea soli DNA:
- a CDS encoding acyltransferase, which produces MKYWAHETAVIDPGSSIGDYTRIWHFSHIMPGCVIGERCNLGQNVVVMPEVVIGNNVKIQNNVSIYTGVVCEDDVFLGPSMVFTNVINPRSAIVRKHEYQKTLVRKGASIGANATIICGNTIGEYALIGAGTVITKDVKPYALVIGNPGRQVGWVSEYGHQLEFNEKGMAICPESKQVYRLENEQVKKNGQ; this is translated from the coding sequence ATGAAATATTGGGCACACGAAACGGCTGTTATTGATCCCGGTAGTAGCATCGGGGATTATACTCGTATATGGCATTTTTCGCATATTATGCCTGGATGCGTGATCGGAGAACGCTGTAACCTGGGTCAGAACGTCGTTGTGATGCCTGAGGTAGTGATAGGGAACAATGTAAAGATTCAAAACAACGTATCCATTTATACTGGTGTGGTTTGCGAAGATGATGTTTTTCTGGGTCCATCGATGGTATTTACCAACGTTATCAATCCAAGAAGTGCCATTGTACGTAAACATGAATATCAAAAAACACTGGTAAGAAAAGGTGCCTCGATCGGCGCCAATGCTACTATCATTTGTGGCAATACCATTGGCGAATACGCGTTAATAGGCGCCGGCACTGTAATAACTAAAGACGTAAAGCCTTATGCCCTGGTGATCGGCAATCCCGGCAGGCAGGTAGGTTGGGTAAGTGAATATGGACACCAACTGGAGTTTAATGAAAAAGGAATGGCAATTTGCCCGGAAAGTAAACAAGTATATCGACTGGAAAACGAACAGGTGAAGAAAAATGGCCAGTAA
- a CDS encoding UpxY family transcription antiterminator, with protein sequence MASNGTIRKWYAVYTKPRWEKKAHALLVEKGIECYCPLNKVHRKWSDRIKVVEEPLFKSYVFVRVNEEEKTPVRMVNGVVNFVYWQGKPALIRDKEIFAIRKFLNEYENVEVRQVDIAPEATVVVEQGVLMGKKGTVKRVLRKKVEVLIESIGFTLTAYIDKSKVVVIEKQ encoded by the coding sequence ATGGCCAGTAATGGTACGATAAGAAAATGGTATGCAGTCTACACGAAACCCCGGTGGGAAAAAAAGGCACATGCCCTGTTGGTAGAGAAAGGGATAGAATGCTATTGTCCATTGAATAAAGTACATCGTAAATGGAGCGACCGGATCAAGGTAGTGGAAGAACCTTTATTCAAATCCTACGTATTTGTGCGGGTAAATGAAGAAGAGAAAACCCCTGTACGTATGGTGAATGGCGTAGTGAATTTTGTGTACTGGCAGGGAAAACCTGCCCTGATCAGGGATAAAGAAATATTTGCTATCCGTAAATTCCTGAATGAATATGAAAATGTGGAGGTGAGGCAGGTAGATATAGCTCCGGAGGCCACTGTGGTGGTAGAACAAGGTGTGCTGATGGGCAAAAAAGGGACTGTAAAACGTGTGCTGCGTAAAAAAGTAGAAGTTCTGATTGAAAGTATCGGTTTTACCCTGACCGCTTATATTGATAAATCGAAAGTTGTGGTTATTGAAAAACAGTAG
- a CDS encoding acyltransferase family protein — MTQRFYSLDVFRGATVALMILVNNPGSWGHIYAPLEHAPWHGCTPTDLVFPFFLFAVGNAMSFVMPRLEAAGTSAFLKKVFTRTLLIFAIGLFLNWAPFIRWVDGALVSRPWADPIVEGRTPSGVRILGVLQRIALSYCFASLIVYFFKIRGAFFTCIILLLGYWVMCLLGNPADPFSLQGYFGTQVDKDILGIAHMYKGEGIPFDPEGITSTLTSIVQVIFGYFVGHYIQQKGKTYDMLTHLFVAGSLLIFAGFAWDMVFPINKKIWTSSFVLYTTGLAIFVLSLLIFLIEFKKVHEQRGVTKSLSKFFDVFGKNPLFIFVLSGFLPRLLGLFRWVDHLSENGKPVYTSAFPWFYEHVCKPVSENLKNGSLLYALCMIAFYWSIVYWLDKKKIYIKV, encoded by the coding sequence TTGACCCAACGCTTCTATTCCCTCGATGTATTTCGCGGCGCCACGGTAGCGCTCATGATCCTGGTAAACAATCCTGGTAGCTGGGGACATATTTACGCTCCTCTTGAGCATGCTCCCTGGCATGGTTGCACACCAACAGACCTGGTTTTTCCGTTTTTCCTTTTTGCAGTAGGCAATGCAATGTCATTTGTAATGCCCCGACTTGAAGCTGCCGGCACCTCTGCATTTCTCAAAAAAGTATTTACACGCACACTGCTCATCTTTGCTATTGGCCTGTTTCTCAATTGGGCTCCCTTCATAAGGTGGGTAGATGGGGCCCTGGTATCCAGACCATGGGCGGATCCTATCGTGGAGGGACGTACACCTTCCGGCGTACGGATATTGGGTGTCCTTCAACGGATCGCGCTCAGCTATTGCTTTGCATCCCTGATCGTTTATTTCTTTAAAATACGGGGTGCATTTTTTACCTGCATTATCCTATTGCTGGGTTATTGGGTAATGTGCCTGCTGGGCAATCCTGCCGATCCTTTCAGCCTGCAAGGTTATTTTGGCACACAGGTAGACAAGGACATTTTGGGCATTGCCCATATGTATAAAGGGGAAGGTATTCCTTTCGATCCGGAAGGCATTACCAGCACGCTTACTTCTATTGTTCAGGTCATATTTGGGTACTTCGTTGGACATTATATTCAGCAGAAGGGGAAAACCTATGATATGCTTACCCATCTTTTTGTGGCCGGTAGCTTACTTATCTTTGCCGGCTTTGCCTGGGATATGGTATTTCCCATCAACAAAAAGATATGGACCAGCTCTTTTGTACTTTATACCACCGGACTCGCCATATTTGTCCTATCACTTTTGATCTTCCTTATTGAATTCAAGAAAGTGCATGAACAAAGGGGTGTGACCAAAAGCCTGAGTAAGTTTTTCGATGTTTTTGGAAAGAACCCACTGTTCATTTTTGTATTGAGCGGGTTTCTCCCACGCCTTCTCGGCTTATTCCGTTGGGTAGATCATCTTTCAGAAAACGGAAAGCCTGTTTATACAAGTGCCTTCCCCTGGTTTTATGAACATGTTTGCAAACCGGTCTCAGAGAACCTGAAAAACGGCTCATTATTATATGCTCTTTGCATGATCGCTTTTTACTG
- a CDS encoding polysaccharide biosynthesis/export family protein, translating to MQRLFGILLVIIIIIVGSSCGNVKNLQYVQGAFDTAKLSKVQFTDPVIQTGDLLGINLYSDDAKATAAVMAQPTTISALAGNSGTASTATPAATPGTGYLVNQDGFIQLYKIGMIKAAGMTKKQLADSLAQRYVTLDLLKNPFVEVRFLNYKVTLVGEVAHPGTYSFPTEKINIFEAISLAGDITVFGKRNNVKVVREINGVRQFVELDLSKPDVFGSPYYYLQQNDMVIVDVTKNKAAVNDQVTVRNITVAASILATIAIFINIFK from the coding sequence ATGCAACGCCTATTCGGCATTTTACTGGTCATCATCATTATAATAGTAGGAAGTTCCTGTGGCAATGTAAAAAACCTGCAATATGTGCAGGGGGCCTTTGATACGGCGAAATTGAGCAAAGTTCAATTTACGGATCCGGTGATACAAACCGGGGACCTGTTGGGCATTAATTTGTACAGCGATGATGCAAAAGCTACGGCAGCAGTAATGGCGCAGCCAACAACGATCAGTGCTCTGGCAGGAAATTCCGGTACAGCCAGTACAGCTACACCTGCTGCTACTCCTGGCACAGGCTATCTCGTAAACCAGGATGGGTTCATACAATTATATAAAATAGGTATGATCAAGGCTGCGGGTATGACGAAAAAACAACTGGCCGACTCGCTGGCGCAACGGTACGTGACCTTGGACCTGCTAAAGAATCCTTTTGTAGAAGTACGATTCCTCAACTATAAGGTTACATTGGTTGGTGAAGTAGCCCATCCCGGTACGTATAGTTTTCCGACGGAGAAAATAAATATTTTCGAGGCCATAAGCCTCGCAGGTGATATTACAGTATTTGGAAAGCGGAATAATGTAAAGGTGGTGAGGGAGATAAATGGAGTGAGACAGTTTGTTGAGCTGGATCTTAGTAAGCCCGATGTCTTTGGCTCGCCATATTATTACCTGCAGCAGAATGATATGGTAATTGTGGATGTGACTAAGAACAAAGCCGCAGTGAATGATCAGGTTACTGTACGAAATATTACTGTAGCGGCCAGCATATTGGCAACGATTGCTATTTTCATTAATATATTCAAATAG